The following are encoded together in the Thalassococcus arenae genome:
- a CDS encoding branched-chain amino acid ABC transporter permease, translating into MDAIILQILNGLDKGSAYALIALGLTLIFGTLGVVNFAHGALFMIGAFCAVSLQRLLSLSFETIDETKTDFLGNPLKVQTPYIEGWFGPELGGAIIDWSVPLAILLAIPVMILIGLAMERGLIKHFYKRPHADQILVTFGLAIVLQEIVKYYFGANPIQTPAPSAMSGVANIGMLIGMDIAYPVWRIAYFCFAAIIIFAVFAFLQFTTFGMVVRAGMADRETVGLLGINIDRRFTIMFGVAAAVAGLAGVMYGPINPPNYHMGMDFLVLSFVVVVVGGMGSLPGAVLAGFLLGILESFASTTWATTTIPGINQIIIYLVAIIVLLTRPRGLMGRKGVMED; encoded by the coding sequence CATCCTGCAGATCCTGAACGGACTCGACAAGGGCTCGGCCTATGCGCTGATCGCGCTCGGGCTGACGCTGATCTTCGGCACGCTCGGTGTCGTGAATTTCGCGCATGGCGCGCTGTTCATGATCGGCGCCTTCTGCGCCGTTTCGCTGCAGCGTCTTCTGTCGCTGAGCTTCGAGACCATCGACGAGACCAAGACCGACTTTCTCGGCAACCCGTTGAAAGTGCAGACGCCGTATATCGAGGGTTGGTTCGGACCAGAGCTGGGCGGCGCGATCATCGACTGGTCTGTGCCGCTGGCCATCCTGCTGGCGATCCCGGTGATGATCCTGATCGGCCTGGCGATGGAGCGCGGTCTGATCAAGCATTTCTACAAGCGCCCCCATGCCGACCAGATCCTGGTGACATTCGGCCTGGCGATCGTGCTGCAGGAAATCGTCAAGTATTATTTCGGCGCCAACCCGATCCAGACGCCGGCTCCGTCCGCGATGTCGGGCGTGGCCAATATCGGCATGCTGATCGGCATGGACATCGCCTATCCGGTCTGGCGCATCGCCTATTTCTGCTTTGCAGCGATCATCATCTTCGCGGTCTTCGCCTTTCTGCAATTCACCACCTTCGGGATGGTGGTGCGCGCTGGCATGGCCGATCGCGAAACCGTGGGTCTGCTGGGCATCAATATCGACCGCCGCTTCACCATCATGTTCGGCGTCGCCGCCGCAGTGGCAGGGCTTGCGGGCGTGATGTATGGGCCGATCAACCCGCCGAATTACCACATGGGCATGGATTTCCTCGTGCTCAGCTTCGTCGTCGTGGTCGTCGGCGGGATGGGGTCGCTTCCGGGCGCCGTTCTGGCCGGGTTCCTGCTGGGCATCCTGGAAAGCTTTGCCTCGACCACCTGGGCCACCACGACGATCCCCGGCATCAACCAGATCATCATCTACCTCGTTGCCATCATCGTCCTTCTGACGCGTCCGCGCGGTCTGATGGGACGCAAAGGCGTGATGGAGGACTAA